The sequence GAGGAGGGAGAAAAGCACCGCCACACGCTACGCGATCCCGAACGGCGTCGCGCGCTCGCTCGACTGTTCAGCCGCTGCCGTCTATCCTTCGCAGCGGCGCGCTCTCTCTTCTGACCAACCACAAGGAGGAGATGCCATGGCCGTCCAAGCGTTCGTCCTCTGCAACACAAGGCCCGGTAGCGGGTTCAACGTCCTGCGCAAGGTGAGGGAGATTCCGGGCGTCAAATCCGCCTACGCCTGCTGGGGCAAGCCGGACATCTTCACCATCTGCGAAGCGAAGGGCCTGCGCGAGCTGACTGCCCTCGTTTTCGACGGCATCCAGCGGATCGACGGCATCGAGGGCAGCGAGACGCACATTGTCGCGGAAGAGATGTAGCGCTTCGCCGTCTATTCCTTCACCGCGCCCGCGGTCAGGCCGGCGACGATGCGGCGCTGGAACAAGAGCGTCAGCACGGCCAACGGCAGCGTCGCCACCACGGAGGCCGCGGCGATCTGTCCCCAAGGCTCGACGTGCTCCCCGGCGAACAGCGCGATGGCCACGGGAATGGTGCGCTTCGAGGGCGTGGAGATGAACGAGAGAGCGTAGAGCAACTCGTTCCAGGAAAAGATGAAGACGAGGATGGCGCAGGTGGCGAGCGCCGGCCAGGAGAGCGGCAGGAAGACGTGGACGAAGGCTTGCCAGGGCGTGCAACCGTCGACGAGAGCGGCCCGGTAGATCTCGTCGGGCAGCTCTCGAAAGAACGAAGTGAGTAGCCAGAGCGTGAGTGGAAGCGCGAACGTCGCGTACGGGACGACCAGGCCGGCCAAGGTGTCTCGCAGGCCGACCGCCCGCAATGCCAGATAGAGCGGGCTCACGGTGGCGATCGGCGGAAACATGGAAATGGCGAGCGCGCCACCGAGGAGCAGCGACCGTCCACGGAACTCGAGCTTGGCGATGGCGAACGCCGCCGACGCGCCCACCGCGAGGCACAGCGCGGTCGTGCCCGCGGCGACGACGAGCGAGTTGAGCACCGCGCGCGCGAAGGTGGCTCCCAGTCCGGCGTAGTTGGCCAGCGTCAGCGAGGTCGGGAGCGATCGCGTGAGCTCCGGCTCCGGCCACAGCGAGGTGAGCAGTTGCCACGCGAGCGGGCCGACGAAGAAGGCCAGGACGGCCGCGGTGGGCAACGCGCGCTTCATCGCGGCCTTCCGAG comes from Deltaproteobacteria bacterium and encodes:
- a CDS encoding Lrp/AsnC family transcriptional regulator encodes the protein MAVQAFVLCNTRPGSGFNVLRKVREIPGVKSAYACWGKPDIFTICEAKGLRELTALVFDGIQRIDGIEGSETHIVAEEM
- a CDS encoding carbohydrate ABC transporter permease, which encodes MKRALPTAAVLAFFVGPLAWQLLTSLWPEPELTRSLPTSLTLANYAGLGATFARAVLNSLVVAAGTTALCLAVGASAAFAIAKLEFRGRSLLLGGALAISMFPPIATVSPLYLALRAVGLRDTLAGLVVPYATFALPLTLWLLTSFFRELPDEIYRAALVDGCTPWQAFVHVFLPLSWPALATCAILVFIFSWNELLYALSFISTPSKRTIPVAIALFAGEHVEPWGQIAAASVVATLPLAVLTLLFQRRIVAGLTAGAVKE